TTGCGACTCAGGAATTTTGCCTTCTTCATTCAATTTCAAATCAACTTTTTTTCCTGCCGCGTGCTCAAGGTAAGATTCAATAATGCGTTTTTTATCCTGTGGAGTTCCCACCGGAGACATCTTGTTACAGTTTGCCGTCGCGTATTTCATTTCAGATTGACCAACGCAATAAGAAGCGCCGCCCGCTTTGAAACCGTAAACCAACGGATTACAAGCCACCTGATTACCTGAGCAGCTACCACGGCGGGCTTCCATCTGACCGCGAAGATCCGCGTTCAAAGCGCCCCCTTTTTTCTCACTGCCGCAAGAGTCGTCTTTACCGTATTTAGAGATGTAACCTGCGATGATACAGTTTTGTCCCGTCAAGGCACCTGCATAAGCTGTGTCTCCGAACAAGACTTGCAGAACGTACTCGTATTTGTTTTCTGCAGAATAAGAAGCACGATATTTGTTTCTTACTTGAAGAACTTTATCAGCGGCTTCCATCGCCATACGCATGCGAACCATGTACTCCGCTCTTTGACGTGGGCTGAGTTGTTTATACTCAGTCCATGACAAGACAGAATTATTGCTCACGCGGCCTTGTTTTCCTGTTTTCAAAGCTTTATTGATCGCTGGATCTTCTTTAGCTAATCTTCCAGCCACGTTGTTGAAGCTGTTGTAGTTCATCAATTCTTTTTTCGTGAAAGACACACCGTTAACTTTAAGCGGCTTGTCTTCATCACCCGTGTAAGTCAAAGTCGCTGATTGACCGTCTTTTGTGAGAGTCAAACGCACCTGCTCATTGCCATCAGAATCTTTGAAGCTTGTCGCTTCAATGTTTGGCATAAGTTCATTGCGGTTCAAACGAACCCATTCATCCATTTGTGTCTGCAATTTATCTGGATAAACGTGACGAACCATTTTCCAGTATTCGCCCACAGTCATTTTCTTTGTCGTGAGACCTGTTTCTTTCAAATATTGATTGATCAATTTCTTTTGCGAAGCTGCTGCTGCGCCTTCTGCCAACGGAGAAATGCACATCGTAACGACGGAAATCCCGGCAGCGAAATTTTTAAAGAAAGAAAAAGGTTTCAACTTCCATTTCATAACGACCTCATGCTTTTGAGTCTTTTCGGTACACTTTTTAAAAAACTTAACAAGAACCCGGACTTATCCCGGAGATTCGTTCGATGTCTCAATTTGAGATCGAAACCAGTCCAAAAGATAGCTTCGATCTCTTTGCTCCAGCTCTTTAAATTTCAATCGCAAGACATTATCGCGATACTCAACCACCCTAGCCTTGACCTTGATATTGCGAATCTTAGGAAAGATCACGTCCACATACCTAAGCTCTTTGGAAGTGCCTTCCATGTCCCGCTTTAAAAGCACACGCGTGCCCGCGATAGAAATTGATTCCGTCACACCTTCAAAAATATCCTGACCGACGATGTTTACAGGCGTACGGAACTCATAACGATGTGCTGTTGGGAAAAGCCAACGAGCACGACGGTCCAAGTAAGGAAAACGGAAATAAAACGCCAGAATCAAAATCGCAATGGTCACAAGACTTGAAAAAACAAGCTGCCATTGGGCGAAGGATCCCTCGTGAGAAAGATCATGAGAAAAGAAACGATAAGCATTGATCAATAGAACAAGACTCAAAGAGACAATCGCCAGTGACCATGACGTTTTATGGGGACGAAACAGCAATAAACCTGTCAGGAACAAAAGACTCAGCCACAACCAATCCAGCGCTGAAACACTCTGCAAGAATGCAAAAAGAACGGAAGGTTCATACCACCCAGACACACCACTTCCGGCAAAGCTGATCAGCAAATTTCCCAAAGGGGCGAGAATAAAAAGAAAAGCTAAAAGAAAAACCCCTGTGGGTCTTTTCAGCTCCGCCTGTGTCATTCAACCTCCACACCTGATGCTAAACGAAACAGGCTTGAGTGAGGATGAATTTTGCGCGAGCTAGACCTTAGCTAGGGGTTTATCGAACGATTAATTTCTTTTAGCCGGGATGGAGATCGTTGTTCTGCCATCATCGCTCTTGTCGTCTGTGGTCATTTTGCAAATTTCAACAAGCGTGTTTTCTTGAACTAAAGAATAAATATCTGCGATCTGTTCGTTCGTCACCGCCACACAGCCGCGCGTCCAGTTCATGGGATGAATCGCACCGACCACCTGACGTTTTCTATCATCACTTGGAAGACCATGAATCATAATGTCGCCGCCCGCAGACTTGCCTTGGGCTTTGGCGAATTCTACGTCCTTCTTGTTAGGATAAGAAACGTGAAGAGCTTTGGTGTATTCACTTTGTGGATTTTTATAATCGACATAGTAAATACCTTCAGGAGTTTTTCCGTCTCCTTCAAACTGTTTGTGACCGACGGGATTTGAACCGAAAGCCACCGGATAAACTCTGAGCATTGTTTCACCGGAAATCAGATAAAGCTCTTTGCGGTCTTTAGAAACCACGATGCGCTCGATTTTAAGACCTTCATCTTTGATTCTTTGTACAGACTCTCTAGAGCGATCTAAGAGCTTGTCCACCTTTGTGATATCATCACAGAATTGGTAGTTCTTATCCGCAGCTTTAGAGCCGGCAAATACGTTGGCAGAGAACAAGCTAATAGTTAGAATTGTAAGTAGAGAGTTTTTCATGGATTGAATTTATATCACAGGCCCAAGACTTTCGCACCGACTTACAAATTAAATTTTTTCGTGATGTTTTCTCTCTGCCAAAGACAAATAAAAAGGTCCCTGTGTTTCCACAGAGACCCTGTTTGTCACTTGTGTCTGAAAGTTCGTCAGCCGTTTTTATCGAACAAACGAAGAGCATGATTGGATACAGCTTTCACGAGCCATTTTCACTCGAGGAGCCATGCACTCTGGAGTACCCTTGTGGCGCACAACAGAGAGTGTTCCTACGTTTGGCGTATAGGTCTTTCCAGTGACCTTCGCCATGCATGCATAGTACGCGTACTTCTCAAGACCCATTTTCATCTTACTGCTTGTTGGCAGATAATTGCGAGCTTCATAGTAGTTAATACCAATACCACCTTTGCTTGGAGCGCTTTGCGCAACTACAAAATTGAAGCTATCTGAAGTGATCTTCTTGCAGTCCGCTTCTGTTTTCGCCGAAGCAATACCGAATGGATCCGTTCCTACTTTATCGATCAAAAGAACGTGTCCGTAGACCGCAACGATATCTCCCGCTTTCATGGAAGTCGCTGGTGTTACAGAAATTTTATTTAAACACGTCAGACCGTTATCTTGAGGCTCTACGTAAGAGCTAGATCCCCACGCCCAAGAGTCCGAAGCTTTTAGAGCGCGGCCGGCTTTGAGTCTGAGTCCTGCTGTCGCCATGGATGTGAAGACATATCCTGAGCAATCGATACCAAGAACGCTTGTACCATCTCCATTGTCTTTGAATAAATCAATAGGAGAATCCGTCGCTGTTGTAGCGTAAGGTTTTCCACCGTAATCATAGATCAATGGATTGCTGCGAACATTGAAGCAGCCTTGTCCGTAAGAACTCATGTCACGAATATAGTAGTGCGTGCTTTGCACCTTGGAAAGGCTTGCGATCATACGCTTGCTACCAACGCCATCGGAATGTTTACCGACGATGCTAATACCTTGCACTTCAGGAGTTTGATCATTCATCGATGGAAGTTGAATGCTTTGGCAGCTTTGATAAGCCGTCGCAAAAGCCCAACGACCACCAAAAACCGACAAAGGTGTTCCTGAATTCAAAGCTTGTTGCTTGTGATATTCATAATCACGATTCGGTTCTGGCTGGGTTGGCGTTTCCGTCTCTGTTGTTGGCGTTGTCGGTGTCACACCTGCCGTTGAGTTGCCGTCACCAGAAGAGGCTGGGCAATTGAGTTCAAATGACTGAACTGTTTTTTGAAGCTGGTTGAAATTACCGCGCACTTTATCCTGCATGTAGGAACGGAAAACCGTTGTACGGTCTCCAACGTCGATCGCTGACAAAAGAATCAAAAGTTGTTCCGGTGTTTCAACGCGTTCTCCTTGCGGAGCTTCAGATAGAAGTGAATCCACCAATTGGTCAAGATCGCCGGAAAGACGCTTCACATCACTGGAAGTCAGTTGCGGATTTTGTTCGGCAAGCTTATCCACCTGATCATGCATAGCCTGCTTCATGGTGTCGGCCGTGGGAATGGATTTTTGCTCCAAAAGATAGGTTTTAAGGCCGTCCCAGAGCTTTGTTTCCAATTCCTTGTCCTTACACGCGATGTCTTGCACCGTTTGTGAAGCAATGTTGTTTGCAGCTTCGTATCCTTGCGGAGCGCAAGCTGTCATCATCATCCCTAAAGCGAAGTATAAACTGTGTTTTTTCATGCTGTCTTTATCGGCAGCTTCGAGGACACAGATTACACTCCTCACAAATTTTAGACTCGACTAGACTAAAAAATAGTCACTATAATAGGACTTTAAGAGGACTCAAATACCATGGCAGAAAAGTTTATCAAAATTCAAGCACTCTATGGGCTTTTAGAGCTAGAACCCTTCATACTTTTGGGCTGTTTGATCGCCATCACTTGGGTGTTTTATAAGTTCTTCCTTCGCGAAGCGAGCGAGGAAAGACATCGCAGTCTGCGCAATCATTTTAGAACTCTGCTTCGTCATTACGTCGTTCTGAGCTTTTTATTTCTGGTTTTTATCTTCTTACAAACTTCCGAACCGCAATTGGGAAATCTTGCTAAGGTCACACCTTATGTGGCGCTCGTGACTTTCATTTGGGGCAACGTTGTTTTCGTTAAGACCTCGCGCTTGATTGTTTTGCAGTATTTGTTCTTGGGCTCAATGAAGCACGGCGTGCCTTTGCTTCTGGTGAACATCTTCTCTTTGATTCTTTCCATTGTGCTTTTATTCTGGGGCATCACTCATGTCTTTGGATTGGAAGTCGGGCCTCTTCTTGCGACATCAGCGGCCGCTTCCGTGATTCTGGGTTTGGCGCTGCAAGACACGTTGGGAAATCTCTTTGCGGGGATTTCTTTACAGGTTGATCGCAACTTTGAAATCGGTGATTGGCTTGAAATCGTGAGTGGGATTCAAAAAACCACAGGTCAGGTGCGTGAGATCACTTGGCGCTCCACAACTCTGGTTGGTTTTTCAGATGAGTTGATCACTTTGCCGAATCGTTTTATGGCCAATGCGACGATTTCAAACTTCTCCCCGCCCGAAAATCCGATTGTTCGTCGTCAGATCTTCCGTTTGGCTTACGGGGAGAATGTCGAGCATGCAAAACAGATTTTGGAGCGCACCGTAGCGGGAATTGGCGAAATTCGCGGCATTCCAGCGCCTTGGGCTTACGTGAGCGATACCAATGAACACTGGATTGAAGTGAAAATTATTTATTTTATTGATAACTACGGATCGCAATTCAATATCGGTGACAAGGTGTATGTCCGTGGTGTCGAGGCTTTACGTGCTGCGGGCCTTAAATTAGCTCGACAAACCTTTGAGATTTCAGATAAAAGGGCTCTTCCTGTGGAGCCGACATGACAGTAGATTTCGAAAATCCTTTAGCTATTAAAATTCGTAAACAGATCGTCCAAGCTCTGAACGACTTCAATATGATTGAAGACGGAGACAAGATCATGGTTTGCGTTTCTGGCGGAAAGGATTCGAGCATTCTCTTGGCTTTACTTACGGAAATTCAGCGCCGTTCGGAAAGAAAATTTCATCTTGAAGCTGCGATCTTGGATCAAAAGCAACCGGGCTTTGATGCTGCAAAATTTAAATCCTGGGTTGAAAGTCTTGGCGTAAAACTTCACGTTATCGAAAAAGATACTTACTCGATTGTGAAAGAAAAAGTGCAAGGCGGAACCTACTGTTCGCTTTGCTCCCGTCTGCGTCGCGCGATTTTGTATGATTTCGCTTACGACAATGGATTTACGAAATTAGCTTTAGGTCACCATCGCGATGACGTTGTTCACACGGCTCTCTTGAATCTTTTCTATGTTGGAACAACGGCGAGCATGCCACCGAAACTTCGCTCCGATGATGAACGAAATATTTTGGTTCGTCCTTTGTGTTACGTTTCAGAGAGAGAAATCGAAGAACTTGCGACGATCTGGGCTTTCCCGGTGATTCCATGCAATCTTTGCGGATCGCAAGATGGACTTAAACGCCAAAGAGTGAAGAAACTTGTTCGAGACCTCGAAAAAGAGATCCCTAACATTTACGCTTCTATTCAAACAGCGATGTCCAACGTGAAACCTAGCCAGATGATGGATCAAAATCTTTGGGATTTTAAAAATCTTAAGGCAGAACCTTCTTCACCGCAGGACGCTCACTCACCTTCTGAACCCAGCGAAGAACTGAAGGTTTAGATTCAAACCATTCCGGTTTTGATTTTGTGAATCCCGCGATCCACGGGTAAGTCGCGATGTCCGCGATCGTGTAAGTGCTTCCGGCAAGATATTCATTTTTTTGAAGCTGAAGCTCCATAACTCCCACAAGTCGGATGCACTCTTTTTCGAAGCGTTCAATGAATCCTGGATTTGTAGGCTTCATAGTATTCACACCGTAATAGTAATTCCCAAATATCGGGCCGATTGCCGACATCTGAAACATCACCCATTGCAGAGTGTGCGCTTTTTCTTCAAGGCTATGACCAATGAAACTTCCGTACTTTTCAGCGAGATAATAAAGAATCGCACCGCTTTCAAAAACCGTCGTCTTATGATCGTAAGGACCGTGGCGATCCACAATGACCGGGATTCTTCCGTTGGGATTCATCTCTAAAAACTCAGGAGATTTTTGTTCGTTTTTAGAAAGATCCACCTTGTGTTCAGTGTAGGGAACTTCAAGCTCCTCCAGCATCAAAGCGATTTTGCGTCCGTTGGGAGTGCTGGCTGTATAGAAATCGATCATAGCGTCCTCCTAAGTTTTTAGATCATCTCTTATTTCGTTGGATTTAGTTGTATATTAATGAGGAGGTATCATGAAGAAAAAAAATGGTGCGAATAACTGGACTCGAACCAGTGACCTCTTCCATGTCAAGGAAGCGCGCTACCAACTACGCTATATCCGCACAAAGAAATAAAAAACTAACACCGATCATTCGGTGCGGCAATCATGGATGCAGAGGGTCAGGGTGTCTGATTAGAATCGGCCAACGAACGGCATTTTAAAACTCAGCCTTAGCAGTTCCCAGTGGAGCTGCAGGAATTATCCATTGTCCTTTTTCTCCGTCGATTTCTCCCGGAGGTCGAACGCGCCTTACAGGTCCCCAATAAGTCATGTCATCAATCATCGCGGATTCAAAATACGATGCCTCCGGTAAGGAAGAATGAATATTCCCGCTGGGACCTTTTAAAAGAATATTAGCAGCCCCCACTAAAGAACCCTTCACAAAGCAATTTGTTCGGTTTTTATAAAGTTCCGTAAGAGCGCGACAGACACCCGCTGCAAGCAAAAACCCTGTGCCATGATCTAATGCTTGAGCTGGAAGAGGATATGGTTTGGAAGAGTTTTTGGCTAGCGCTCCGGCGGCCGCAATTCCCGTGCTCATCTGCACAAGACTGTCGAAGCCACGACGATGCTTCCAGGGTCCATGCCATCCATAAGCGTTCATAGTCGCAATCACCAAAGAAGAATTTATCTGCGACACACGTTCTCTGGTAAATCCAAGTTTATCCAAAGCTCCCGGACGAAGTCCATGGACCAGCACATGAGCCTCTCTTAAAAGAGCCTCGAAAACCTTTTTTCCATCAGAAGTTGAAATATCCAAAAACGCGCAACGCTTTCCCACAGTGGTTTCAGGAAGAAGAGCTGCAACCTCTGCAAACCCGTGCGGGTCAATTCTCAAAACGTCTGCCCCCTGAGAACTGAGAAACCTTGTGCATTCAGGTCCAGCAATCACACGCGTAAGATCCAGTACGCGAATCCCCGAAAGAGGTTTTTCTGAGGAAGAAATCGCACCGAAAGCCGGCTTCTGGTGACTCGACATTTTTTCTAAAAATATCGGAAGCTCCTGCACGGCATATTCGCCATGAAAATGCGTTTGCCAACTTTGATAATCTCGCAGGACTGCCGCACAGCCACCGGCCTCGACAACGGATTTTTCAAGTTCTTCCGAATTTAAGGAAGCTACTTTGGAAGACACCTCTTCGCGGTTGGCAGAAACTTTAAGAACGTTTAAAACCGCTTGAAGATGATAACTATAATTGGTGTGAAGACGAATCCAACCATTGGCCGTCATATAGTCTCCAGCAATCGGATCCCATGCCGCTGGAATTTCCCAACCTTGGCCCTTTAAAAGAGCTTCAGAGCGAAAGGCGGCGCAAGCCTCTACGCGATCCACTTTGACAGAGGATATTTTTGTGGAATTCATTCGCGCCGCTTTTAATTCAGCAGTTGCGAGGTTCGCTATTGCGATCACATCGCTTGCAAAACCTGAGACGTCAAAAACCGAAGGAAGAATTTTTTCAGGACCAGAAAAAGAAATCTGGTGAAGATCGTCACTGTGACCACTTAGAAACTGCCAATAGGATTTCATATAAAAATCCTATCATGAACTTAGCAGGGATCAATGAATTCAGCGACTTGTTGAGTGACTTTCGGATCTTTCAAAATCCGACGATGCCCTAGATTTGTGGTTGTTAGAAGATGTGCGTGAGGCCAGGCTTCTTTTATTTCGAGGGCCGCGGTATAGCCGACTTCTTTGTCTTCTTTGTCGTGCACGATCAAAGCTGGGATCTGTAATTTACTCCCGATATTACCGACATTGAGTTCCTTGGCTGTGAGTCCTACTTTTTGCGCGAGACTTTTTAAGAAATATTTCTGCGCCGAAGGACTGATGGAAATAAATTTTAAGTAATCGTCGACAACAACTTCATAACGAGAAGGCCCCGCGACCAAAACTAATTTTTCAACTTTCAAGCCCCATGAAGCCCCAAGCACAGAACAGCCTGCACCAAATGAATGCGCTATGACTGCCTTAAAAGGTCCCAGCTCTTTTTGAGCGCGAATAAGAAATTTTGCATAATCACCAACATTGGTGCGTTCACCTTCAGAGCCGCCATGCGCAGGACCGTCGAGAGCGATCACACGGTAGCCTTTTTCCACTAAGGGTTCTGCAAAAGCTCCCATCTGTGTACCTCGGCCGCTCCAACCATGAACAAGAACAACAAGGGGACCTGTTGAAGGCCCCCATTCAAACGCCGCAATGCCGCCAGCGAGAGTGTATTTTTTTGCAGACTCAAACCAGGACCTTTCCGACTCAGGTCGTGGAACCCTTGTTGGAGTTAGAAACAGATCCTCCGCCCAAGAGGCACTTCGCTTAGGAAGCACCCACGAGAAATACCGAATAAAAAGAAACCATAATTTCTGCTTGAGCGAAGATTCCATAAACTATCTTTCTACAATGGCAACAACACCCATGCCGCCCGCAGTACAGATCGAGATCAATCCACGACCTGATCCTTTTTGCGAAAGCATTTTTGCAAGACTCGCAAGAATTCTTCCGCCGGTTGCCGCGAATGGATGACCTAAAGCCAAGCTTCCGCCGTTGACGTTCATTTTTGATCTATCAATAGAACCCAACGCCTTGCTGCCAAAGTTCTTCTGACAATATTCATCAGATTCCCACGCCTTCAATGTACAGAGCACTTGACCTGCAAAGGCTTCATGGATTTCGTAAAAATCAAAGTCCTGCAAAGTCAAATTGTTACGTTTTAATAGACGTCCTACAGCCGTAGCCGGAGCCATCAAAAGCCCTTCGCCATTCACATAATCCACAGCCGCATATTCAGCGTCACGCAAATAAGCAAGCACCGGAAGATTGTGTTTTTGCGCGAAGTCTTCACTGCCAAGAAGAACCGCCGCTGCACCATCTGTTAGCGGCGTGCTATTTCCCGCAGTTAAAGTTCCTGTTCCGGTAAAATCAAAAGCCGGTTTTAGTTTCGCAAGCTTTTCAATTGTTGTATCAGCACGAACGAATGTGTCCTTTTTAAGACCATTAAATTCAAAAACCAAATCATTATAAAAACCCGCTTCGTAAGCGCGAGCAGCATTCATATGACTGTGGTATGCCAACTCATCTTGCGCTTCACGAGTGATCTTCCAATCCTTCACCATCAATTCACAGTGTTGGCCCATGGAAAGGCCCGTGCGAGGTTCTTGTACGTTCGGGAAACGAGGTTTTAAATATTCTGGCTTAAGCTCTGCAAATTTTTTGAGTTTTGCGAGCATCGATGGTTCTTTTTGCGCTTCCATCATGATCCAAGAAAATTCATGAGGAAGAACTCCCGCGATATCACTGTTCGTGTCCGTACCGCCCGCAATACCACTTTCAATTTGGCCAGAAGCAATTTTCAAAGCGATCTGTGCGGCCGTTTCTAATCCCGTCCCACAAGCTCTTTGTACGTCATAACCAGGCGTGTGTGGATCAAGACCCGAACTCAATAAAGATTCGCGAGAGAGATTCCAATCCGAAGCGTTTTTCATCACCGCTCCTAAAGAGACATCTCCGAGACGCTCGCCCTGAAGATTCGTTTTTGCGACAAGATCTTTTAAAGTCGCCTTCATAAGATCTTTATTCGATGTTCTTGAATAATGCGTGAACGACTTTGTAAAAGGAGTTCGGGAGCCACCTAGAATTGCAACGGGTCTCATTGTCTTATTATTGCTCATATACATATCCTTTATATCGACTTACAGGAAGTTCTTGAAATCTACCTACCAATAGGTAGATAATAAGACAGTACGAAAACTAAAGCAAGGACTGTTCATGGATCCCAAAAACGACACGAAAACCCGCGCTATTGACCTTGGTCGCCATTATCTGCAAACACTTGGATTTAATGGATTTAGTTTTCAAACGATTGCCGATGAGCTCGGTATTAAAAAAGCGAGTCTTCATTACTATTTCGCGTCAAAAGAAGATATGGGTTTAGCTTTACTCAAAGACTATGAAGACGCTTATGAGCGTTGGACGACAAAGGTATCCTCCCTGCCTGCAGAGAAAAAGCTAGAGCAAATGCTGAATGTTTTTTGCAAGATGGGTTTAGATCATAAAAAGATTTGCCCGGCGGGAGTGCTCTGTGCTGACTTTAACACTCTTCCAAACAATATGAAAAAACGCCTGATTGAATTTCATGATATTCAACGCCAATGGATGATTGATACCCTTAAGCAAGGTGTTCAGGAGAAAACCTTAAGAAAGGATTTAAGCATTGAAGCGACGGCAGATCTTTTTCTGACCTCCATTCAGGGAGGCTTGCAGGTGGCGCGTCTTCGTGGAGACATGGAAAGTTTTAAAAAAATGATACGGCTTTTAATTAAAAATATCTCGATTTAAAGACTCTAACGATTAAAGACTTTCCAGTCTTTAAGATTGTAGCGCGAAAGAATTTTATCAAGCTCGTTACTTGTACGGGCTTTTTCAAACCACGCATCCAGATGTTGTGGCAAGAATCCAAATTCGGGCTCTTTGGGATTACTCACGAGCACTAAAGAGTTAAAACCCGTGAGTGACGTTGGCAAAAGCTGCAAAGGCACGTGAGCACGTCGAAGCAATGAATAACGAAGAACGTTGTAATCCCCCAACGCCAAATCCACACGACGATCACTGATCATTTTTGTCATACGGTCTGCCACATCTGAACCCGTGAGTTTTATCGCTCTAGCCGAATAATCAATACTCAAGCTGTTTCCCGATTCACTGCCAAGGTCCGCGAAAACGACTTTTTTATTGCGCACAAATTCATTGTCAATCAACGGCTCTCTTAAGCCCGGAGAAAGCAAAGCCCCCGTATAACTAACTCCAAGATTAGGCCCCACGACACGAACATCAGGAAGATAGCGAACCATGTAGCGCGGACCGATGATGTAATTCACCCTTTGCGCCTGTAAGGCAGAAACGAGTCTCGTATTAGGAATGCTTTCTAACTCCACTGTAAAACCGTGCAGCTTCGCGACAGCGGTGAGAATATCGTAAATATAACCGCCCCAGACACCAGGACCTTTTTCACAAAGATACGGACAAAGAGGCGCCACACCAATACGAATATTTAAAAAGCCCCGCTCTTTAATATCAGAGGGCTCACGCAGATTTTTTAATTCTTTATTTGCACCGACAGCCGACGTCGTTGCCACTTTCTGCACCGGGCGCCCCATCCAACCAGGGTATGCATTGATGTTTTTCTCTGTCACAGGATAAGTGGGAACGAGCTTCTTTTCTGGAACAGGTTCTTTTCCCAGATATGCGACCAATGAGCGTGCGATTTCCCTGCCAAGTTCCGCACAAAACTGAGCGGAGTCAATCACAGTGAGCCGTTTGTTTTTAATATTTTCGATTGATTGCGGATCACCATCAAATGTCGCGTGTAAAATTTCGTTTCGCTTTTTCTCAAGCAGTCTTTTTACAATCGTAAGCCCGCCTCCATCATTGACCGTGAAGATCACGTCGACACTGCCTTTAACCGGAAAGTTTTTAAGAAAAGCTTTAACGGCCTTTTCGCCGGATTCCGGGTCCACAGCTTCGTAACGTTTTAAAACTTTGAATTTACGATTGCGCTTGCGAAGAGCATCAAAAAATCCATCCACCCGCTCTGTCGTTGAAGACACTTTCGGATATTCAAAAACAACGATACGAATTTCATGGTCTTTATCGTAAAGCGAATCAATATACTCGCCATTGTCTTTTCCACCGGTATAGTTGTCACTTGTCGCAAACGAAGTCAGCTGACCATTTACAATATACTGATCATAAGCAAAGACCGGAACACCTGCGCCATTGGCTTCTTGCAGACCTCTGGCAAGAGCCGAGTTGTCTGTGGGTTGAATCACCAAAGCTTGCGGAGATTTTTTTAACGCTTCATCAAGCTGAGAAACTTGATTGAGAATTCCTTTTCGCCCTTCGCCTGCAACATAAGAAATCAGTTCAACCTTGTCTTTGCCTTTTTTATTAAATAGCGAAATCTCTTCTTCAAAACCTTTGCGCATGGCCACTTGGCCTTCAATCTTCATACTCCAGTAGAGCACAGGAACTTTCCAGGTTTTGGCAAAGGATGCATTTGAAAAAACAAAAGAGAAAAATAAGAAGAAGAAAGCGACTAGAGATTTCACTCAAAACAGTATTATCGAAGGATGACCAATTATCAATGTCGCTCTGAAATATTACGATTCATTAACAATGTTCAGGGACGTTCCATGACGTCCCCCATAAATTGCAAATGTCTTAGTACAACTCAACGCGGTCGTTTTCACGGAAGCCCGAACCAGAGTGGATCACGGCGATGGCGCCGTCAT
This region of Bdellovibrio sp. BCCA genomic DNA includes:
- a CDS encoding TetR/AcrR family transcriptional regulator, whose product is MDPKNDTKTRAIDLGRHYLQTLGFNGFSFQTIADELGIKKASLHYYFASKEDMGLALLKDYEDAYERWTTKVSSLPAEKKLEQMLNVFCKMGLDHKKICPAGVLCADFNTLPNNMKKRLIEFHDIQRQWMIDTLKQGVQEKTLRKDLSIEATADLFLTSIQGGLQVARLRGDMESFKKMIRLLIKNISI
- a CDS encoding sugar ABC transporter substrate-binding protein; amino-acid sequence: MKSLVAFFFLFFSFVFSNASFAKTWKVPVLYWSMKIEGQVAMRKGFEEEISLFNKKGKDKVELISYVAGEGRKGILNQVSQLDEALKKSPQALVIQPTDNSALARGLQEANGAGVPVFAYDQYIVNGQLTSFATSDNYTGGKDNGEYIDSLYDKDHEIRIVVFEYPKVSSTTERVDGFFDALRKRNRKFKVLKRYEAVDPESGEKAVKAFLKNFPVKGSVDVIFTVNDGGGLTIVKRLLEKKRNEILHATFDGDPQSIENIKNKRLTVIDSAQFCAELGREIARSLVAYLGKEPVPEKKLVPTYPVTEKNINAYPGWMGRPVQKVATTSAVGANKELKNLREPSDIKERGFLNIRIGVAPLCPYLCEKGPGVWGGYIYDILTAVAKLHGFTVELESIPNTRLVSALQAQRVNYIIGPRYMVRYLPDVRVVGPNLGVSYTGALLSPGLREPLIDNEFVRNKKVVFADLGSESGNSLSIDYSARAIKLTGSDVADRMTKMISDRRVDLALGDYNVLRYSLLRRAHVPLQLLPTSLTGFNSLVLVSNPKEPEFGFLPQHLDAWFEKARTSNELDKILSRYNLKDWKVFNR
- a CDS encoding acetyl-CoA C-acetyltransferase, whose product is MSNNKTMRPVAILGGSRTPFTKSFTHYSRTSNKDLMKATLKDLVAKTNLQGERLGDVSLGAVMKNASDWNLSRESLLSSGLDPHTPGYDVQRACGTGLETAAQIALKIASGQIESGIAGGTDTNSDIAGVLPHEFSWIMMEAQKEPSMLAKLKKFAELKPEYLKPRFPNVQEPRTGLSMGQHCELMVKDWKITREAQDELAYHSHMNAARAYEAGFYNDLVFEFNGLKKDTFVRADTTIEKLAKLKPAFDFTGTGTLTAGNSTPLTDGAAAVLLGSEDFAQKHNLPVLAYLRDAEYAAVDYVNGEGLLMAPATAVGRLLKRNNLTLQDFDFYEIHEAFAGQVLCTLKAWESDEYCQKNFGSKALGSIDRSKMNVNGGSLALGHPFAATGGRILASLAKMLSQKGSGRGLISICTAGGMGVVAIVER